DNA sequence from the Desulfovibrio litoralis DSM 11393 genome:
AAAACGGAAAAGTTATTTGTCTCTTCGTTGTTGTTTTGCACAAGAGATTTGCTAAAAGTCCGATGTAAACTCGCATAAAGATATTCAAAAAGAAGAATGCCGAAGAACATTACAATGAAGACAAAAAACGGGGTAAATTCGGCTATATCTTTCTCGCCCCAATAATTTGCATAAAAAGAAAAGTGTACAAGATTTGCCAAGGCTAAAACGCTTGCAAAAAGATAAGGAAGAAGCTGTAAATATAAACCGCGTCTCCAGATTTTTTTATAAACAATCCAAGTCGCCAAGCCGGCTAAAAGTCCCAATACTGAAAAAACAATGCTGACTATAATAAGGTCATTACCCCAACAACCCAAGTGGTTTGTATGTTGCCAATATATGCCTTCAAAATAACCGCTTAACAAGAAACAAGCACTTAAACAAATAAAATAAAAACCCGAGAGTTTTGTTTCAAAAAAGCGTAAATTCGCTTGATTTTTATCAAGGGCATAAGAACTTGCAAACAGAACAGCGAAAAACACCAATAAACATAGATAATTAATATTTAAAAAGGCGATATTCGGAATTGATTCATAGCCGAGATATTTTCCAAAGACCATGAGACAACTCGCAACCAAAGCCAGATGAGCAAAAACTCGTAAAGACAAACGCTCTTGCTTTATTCCGGTTAAGAGCAAGGCAAAACCTTCAAGCCCAAGGATACAAGCTGTCCAAAGGATACGGCTTAAATCGGCTAGATCAAGTTTAATAACCGTTACAAGCGGAGCTAAGTTTAAAAAGAGCAATCCGAAAATTAAAAAAGTTTCACAATGAGCCTTTTCATTCGCCCCTCTTTGGCTCCAAAGCCTCAAGGCAATAAACACATAAACGATCCCCATCAAAAGGGTTTGTACGGCTAAAGCGGGTAAACCAAGAATAAGGTTAGTTTCTCCTTCCAATCTCATAGAAGGGTCAACAAAAGCTAAAAACAAAAAGCTCAGTAGCGGAGTTCCAAACAAAATAAGCGAGTTTGGCTGAATAATTTTGTCATAACCTGATTTTTTACCTCTAATAACCGTTAATAAACTAAAGAATAAAAAGTAAAAAAGGATAAAAGGTAAGACGGAATAATACATTTCGGGCTGATAATTATCTTTGCCCCAAAGAAAAGCAATTGCCGAAGAAAATAAAAAAGCGTTTAAATGTAGATGGTTCCAGTTTTTAAAATAAGTAATCGCAAATACGGAACAGTTAAGTAAAATATAAAACGAAAATAACGCTACATAATTTCCCGACCCGCTGGAAGTCAGAATAGGGGCTAAAAATCCACCAACCAAAGCGATATGGGCAAGAGCGGGAGCGTTTTGCAAAATTGACAACAACACACAAAAAACAGCAAACAAGACTAATAAAATTAAGCCCATAATAGACGGAATAAATTCATAAAGCCTTACTGCCGCAATAACGGTAATATATAAAATACCAATACTGCCACCTTGTAAAATTAACGCAAAATCACGTCTTTTATTGCGTAAACGCCAACCTAAAGTAAGTAAGCCAAGCCCAAAAACAGCCGAAGTCAACAAGCGTAATTCAGGCGTATATAAACCGAGTTCAATTGTATACTTAGCGAGAAAACCAAAACCGATAAACAACATTAAAACACCCAAAACAACCCAGTGGTTACCACTATCAATAAGTTGTTTTACCAAATCAAGCCCCTTGTCAAAGATTGTTGGCTGTGGTGGTCTTCTTTGATATATATTCGTTTGAGCTGAAACCGATTCTGTGAAATGTTGAGTTTTATTCTCTTCCGGAAGCTCTTCACTCGCTACAGCTTCCACGTTTTCAGGCATAACAAACGTTTCGGCTTGAGTAGCGTTCTCTGTTTCAATAGTCGGTGAGTTTGTAGTTAATTCATCTTTAGAAACGATTAAATCAGAGTTTAAAGCGTATTCGCCTGCGACTAAAGTTTTATCTTGGATATTGTCGCTTAAAATATCATCAGTAGTTTCTAGGTTTGAACTATGACTAAATTCATCAAAAGACTTTGCCGCAACTTGAAATATTTCTTCCTGTGCAACAGGTTCAGACTCAAGAACTGTGTTCGGTAAATTTGCCCCAACTGTAAAATCTTGAGTTTGTGCTTTTGGTTCTTCGCTTTGAAACGCATAAGTCTCTTGAGCTTTTTGAGCCGCTTCAAATTGTTGTTTTGCTCTTTGTTCAGCATCAGGAGCAACAAAGCCTTCTTTTTTAAAAACAGAAGGGTTATCAATCAGTTGTTGCAATTTAAGATTTAAGTCTTCAACTTCTTTTGTCAGTTTTTCCTGTCTTGACCACAAGGCATCAGACTTGAACAGCAACTTTTCAATAAGTTCTTTGGTCGTTCCTTGACGCAAAAAAGTCAGGAGCGGAAACAACCAAAAAAGGAAAAGAAAAAGTAAGCCTAATCCAATCAACTCATCCACATTTCACCTCTGGGCAATCAGGTATAAAACCCTACATTGTTATATATGAAGCAACAAATTGCTGAAGCACAATCAAAAACAAGACAAAACACAAAACCAAAACACCGGCGACTTTTGCAAATTCACCAATGCTTAACTTTAAACCCTTATGTATTGCCACAAACTGATAAAACATACTCACAATAAAAACAGGTAAAATCAATATAGTAAAAGGTAAAACCGATAAAATTAAAATAGTATTCGGATAACACACAATAGCAAAACATTGAGAAAAACTTGGGCGTTTTCCTACAATAAAACGTGTGGTTAAACTTAACAACAAGGCAAAAAGCAACAAAATTCCAAATAACATTCCGCTCACGACAAAAGCCGCCACAACAGATCCAATAATATGCGTTGAAGTATCCGCTTCTTTTAAAGAGGTACTTTCTATTAAACGATTAAATATTTCGGGGTGATAAATAACCGTTAAAATCATATCAAAAAATTTCCAAAAACAGGCAAAGGCAAAAGCAGGCAATAAAGACTGTATCGGTTGCATTCCCTCAAAAAAACGATAAGGGCTTAAGATTATTCGCTTACAGGTTTCAAAAAATGCACCGGCATAGCCAAGTTCGCCGGGGTGTTCCCAAGGAATTTTGGAATAATCTATATTGTTTAACCCAAGCTTTTGTTGCCAATTGCTCATTTTGCTTTCTTTTTTAAGATTTATCGAGTTTGGTTTATGAGCATTAAGCCAAGCGTCTTCGTCCGTTTTGTTTTGTTTGCGTTTTTGGGCTTCAAGTTCGTGTTCTGCCTCAAGTTCGTCCCAGATACTCTTGGCTTTATTTTGTTTTTCTTCATTCTCTCGTTTGTTTTGAGCACGTTGATTATCATCAAATAGCTGTTGAGCATTTTTATCATAATCATTATTTTCTGCCGACTCGTCAAAGTCTCTGTTTAAAGGCGAGTTTTCATGATTAACATTCTGTTCAGACAGGTCGGAATTATTTATAACTTCATCGGCCTGATTAAGCTCTCTAAAGCGAAAACGGTTCTGACACTGGGGACAATTGGCGATAACAGCAGTGGGAGATAATTTATTCAAATCAATTTCAGCGGAAAAACCGCATTTAGGACAAGTAATATGCATAATTATTATTTATTGGAGGCTAAGGTTAAAAATCATTTTTATTAAATAAAACACTCAAAAATTAACCCAAAGGAATTTTTTACAAAATAACTAAAAAGGTTTTTAAACGCAAATGTTATTGGCAAATAATTTATCTTTGCAAGAGTTTAACAAAAATTACGGTTTCTTTTTTAAGTTGTCTATTTTTTGTTGAATAAATTCAGGTTTCTCATGTTTTGCCTCAAGAGCACTTTTATATCCCTTTAAGGCTTCTTTTTTATCGCCCATCGCTTCGGCAATCATTCCATAATGTTCCCAAATAACCGACTCAACCGCATCTTTTCCCGATAACTCAACAGCTCGTTTAA
Encoded proteins:
- a CDS encoding DUF2339 domain-containing protein; translation: MDELIGLGLLFLFLFWLFPLLTFLRQGTTKELIEKLLFKSDALWSRQEKLTKEVEDLNLKLQQLIDNPSVFKKEGFVAPDAEQRAKQQFEAAQKAQETYAFQSEEPKAQTQDFTVGANLPNTVLESEPVAQEEIFQVAAKSFDEFSHSSNLETTDDILSDNIQDKTLVAGEYALNSDLIVSKDELTTNSPTIETENATQAETFVMPENVEAVASEELPEENKTQHFTESVSAQTNIYQRRPPQPTIFDKGLDLVKQLIDSGNHWVVLGVLMLFIGFGFLAKYTIELGLYTPELRLLTSAVFGLGLLTLGWRLRNKRRDFALILQGGSIGILYITVIAAVRLYEFIPSIMGLILLVLFAVFCVLLSILQNAPALAHIALVGGFLAPILTSSGSGNYVALFSFYILLNCSVFAITYFKNWNHLHLNAFLFSSAIAFLWGKDNYQPEMYYSVLPFILFYFLFFSLLTVIRGKKSGYDKIIQPNSLILFGTPLLSFLFLAFVDPSMRLEGETNLILGLPALAVQTLLMGIVYVFIALRLWSQRGANEKAHCETFLIFGLLFLNLAPLVTVIKLDLADLSRILWTACILGLEGFALLLTGIKQERLSLRVFAHLALVASCLMVFGKYLGYESIPNIAFLNINYLCLLVFFAVLFASSYALDKNQANLRFFETKLSGFYFICLSACFLLSGYFEGIYWQHTNHLGCWGNDLIIVSIVFSVLGLLAGLATWIVYKKIWRRGLYLQLLPYLFASVLALANLVHFSFYANYWGEKDIAEFTPFFVFIVMFFGILLFEYLYASLHRTFSKSLVQNNNEETNNFSVLEQRLSQLRLIMFFVAVPSIYQALIYYISINTELLAGYHLITLTIILPVFCCLILLGLMHKKEQFKTFGFYLKPKYWLIASAFILLRAIILLYYRAFSQGFDLAEFYFPLINPFELSILLLVFGIAFWLSAFVDIYTNTTDAERKESPLVARASGFALLGKKYFIHYSFLGLGLFLFIHATLARSLYYFSGGEVAWYRIFSSIEYQSLLSVFWGMSGLFGMILGNRLKIRWVWKMSAALLALDAVKLLLVDRTKTDGIWAIVSFILVGVIFISATYFAPLPPKKTLSKEDKPSEPDNAENITNLNQEQNSGQNHEQDSDTKQDLN
- a CDS encoding zinc-ribbon domain-containing protein, with protein sequence MHITCPKCGFSAEIDLNKLSPTAVIANCPQCQNRFRFRELNQADEVINNSDLSEQNVNHENSPLNRDFDESAENNDYDKNAQQLFDDNQRAQNKRENEEKQNKAKSIWDELEAEHELEAQKRKQNKTDEDAWLNAHKPNSINLKKESKMSNWQQKLGLNNIDYSKIPWEHPGELGYAGAFFETCKRIILSPYRFFEGMQPIQSLLPAFAFACFWKFFDMILTVIYHPEIFNRLIESTSLKEADTSTHIIGSVVAAFVVSGMLFGILLLFALLLSLTTRFIVGKRPSFSQCFAIVCYPNTILILSVLPFTILILPVFIVSMFYQFVAIHKGLKLSIGEFAKVAGVLVLCFVLFLIVLQQFVASYITM